One segment of Rosa chinensis cultivar Old Blush chromosome 6, RchiOBHm-V2, whole genome shotgun sequence DNA contains the following:
- the LOC112173899 gene encoding thioredoxin Y1, chloroplastic, with the protein MAVSVAASSIPSLCSDRTTRLASSSSNLSSSSSLQFPLHLRRLRIPTYGVSAPSRPRILPPVEAKKQTFSNFDDLLANSDRPVLVDFYATWCGPCQFMAPILNEVSITLNDKIQVVKIDTEKYPSIADKYGIQALPTFIIFKDGKPYDRFEGALNADQLIERIETALKVKQ; encoded by the exons ATGGCGGTTTCCGTTGCAGCATCGTCAATTCCTTCTCTCTGCTCTGACCGCACCACTCGCCTGGCTTCTTCATCCTCGAAtctatcttcctcttcttctctgcaATTCCCCCTACACCTCCGACGCCTTCGGATTCCAACATATGGAGTCTCCGCTCCTTCTCGGCCTCGAATTCTTCCTCCG GTTGAAGCAAAGAAGCAAACATTTTCCAACTTTGATGATTTGCTGGCTAATTCTGATAGACCTGTCCTGGTTGACTTCTATGCGACTTG GTGTGGTCCTTGTCAATTTATGGCTCCTATCCTCAATGAAGTCAGTATTACTCTGAATGACAAGATCCAGGTGGTGAAAATTGACACTGAGAAATACCCCAGCATTGCTGACAAGTATGGAATACAGGCATTGCCTACTTTCATTATATTTAAGGATGGAAAACCATATGACCGCTTT GAGGGTGCTTTGAATGCTGATCAGCTTATCGAACGAATTGAAACTGCTTTGAAAGTGAAGCAATAA
- the LOC112173822 gene encoding LRR receptor-like serine/threonine-protein kinase RGI5 produces MENQRLSSTTFSFTLFIIFITMSKLTLVSSLSPDGQALLSLLPAKQSSSVLSSWNPSNQTPCSWQGITCSPQNRVISLSLPNVFLNLSSLPPQLSSLSSLQLLNLSSTNISGTIPPSFGQLTHLRLLDLSSNSLFGPIPPELGALSALQFLFMNSNRLSDKIPQQLANLTSLQVLCLQDNLINGSIPSQLGSLASLQQFRVGGNPYITGEIPSQLGLLTNLTTFGAAATGLSGTIPPTFGNLINLQTLALYDTEIVGSIPPEIGLCSELRNLYLHMNKLTGSIPPQLGKLRKLTSLLVWGNDLSGSIPAEISNCSSLVVLDASANDLTGEIPRDLGKLVLLEQLHLSDNSLTGSIPSQLSNCSSLTALQLDKNQLSGTIPWQVGNLKYLQSFFLWGNAVSGTIPASFGNCTELYALDLSRNKLTGSIPEEIFGLKKLSKLLLLGNSLSGRLPPSVAKCQSLVRLRLGENQLSGQIPKEIGQLQNLVFLDLYMNHFSGGLPIEIANITVLELLDVHNNYIGGEIPSQFGELVNLEQLDLSRNSFKGEIPWSFGNLSYLNKLIINNNLLTGSIPKSFRNLQKLTLLDLSFNSLSGAIPSEIGHVTSLQISLDLSSNGFTGELPETMAALTQLQCLDLSHNMLFGKIKVLGSLTSLASLNISCNDFSGAIPITTPFFRTLSSNSYLQNPHICESNDGSTCSSSLMRKNGLKSSKTIALISVILSSVTIAVVASWILVMRNHRYMVEKSLGALASSSGAEDFSYPWTFIPFQKFNFTIDNILDCLKEENVIGKGCSGVVYKAEMQTGELIAVKKLWKTKREEEPIDSFAAEIQILGHIRHRNIVKLLGYCSNRSVKLLLYNFIPNGNLQQLLQDNRNLDWETRYKIAIGSAQGLAYLHHDCVPAILHRDVKCNNILLDSKCEAYLADFGLAKLMNSPTYHHAMSRVAGSYGYIAPEYGYTMNITEKSDVYSYGVVLLEILSGRNAVQPQIGDGLHIVEWVKKKMGSFEPALSVLDTKLQGLPDQMVQEMLQTLGIAMFCVNSSPAERPTMKEVVALLMEVKSQPEEWGKTSQPLIKQSSNQS; encoded by the exons ATGGAAAACCAAAGACTCAGCAGTACTACTTTTTCCTTCACATTGTTCATCATTTTCATAACAATGTCCAAACTAACCTTGGTCTCCTCTCTGTCCCCTGATGGCCAAGCTCTTCTCTCCCTTCTTCCTGCTAAGCAATCTTCCTCTGTACTCTCCTCATGGAACCCATCAAACCAGACACCATGTTCATGGCAAGGAATCACATGCTCACCACAAAACAGAGtcatctccctctctctccccaacGTTTTCCTCAATCTCTCCTCTTTACCCCCACagctctcctctctctcatctctccagCTTCTCAATCTCTCCTCCACCAACATTTCAGGCACTATCCCACCTTCCTTTGGACAACTTACTCATCTTCGCCTCCTCGACCTCTCCTCCAATTCTCTGTTTGGTCCGATTCCTCCAGAACTAGGCGCTCTCTCTGCTCTCCAGTTCCTCTTCATGAACTCAAACAGATTGTCAGATAAAATCCCTCAACAACTTGCCAACCTCACTTCACTTCAAGTCCTTTGTCTCCAAGACAATCTCATCAACGGCTCGATACCCTCCCAACTCGGTTCTTTGGCTTCCCTCCAACAGTTTCGTGTTGGTGGGAATCCATATATAACCGGAGAAATTCCTTCCCAGTTGGGACTACTCACCAATCTCACCACATTCGGAGCTGCGGCTACTGGACTTTCCGGGACTATTCCACCCACATTTGGAAACTTGATCAATCTTCAGACACTGGCGCTCTATGATACTGAAATAGTTGGTTCAATACCACCCGAAATCGGGCTTTGTTCTGAGCTGAGGAACTTGTACCTGCACATGAACAAGCTCACTGGCTCCATTCCTCCACAATTAGGTAAGCTGCGAAAGCTCACCAGCCTGCTTGTTTGGGGAAATGACTTATCAGGATCAATCCCCGCTGAGATTTCCAACTGTTCCTCACTTGTTGTTCTCGATGCTTCTGCAAATGATCTCACTGGAGAGATTCCAAGAGACTTGGGGAAGCTGGTGCTCCTTGAACAGCTTCACCTATCGGATAACTCGCTTACAGGGTCGATTCCATCGCAGCTCAGCAACTGTAGCAGCCTTACAGCTCTCCAGCTCGACAAGAATCAGTTATCAGGGACAATTCCATGGCAGGTTGGTAATCTGAAATACTTGCAGAGTTTCTTCTTGTGGGGCAATGCAGTGTCTGGAACTATTCCTGCCTCGTTTGGGAACTGCACTGAACTGTATGCACTTGATCTTTCGAGAAACAAGCTCACCGGGTCAATCCCAGAAGAGATTTTCGGTTTGAAGAAACTGAGCAAGCTTTTGCTTCTGGGAAATTCTTTATCCGGCAGGTTGCCACCTAGTGTAGCAAAATGTCAATCTCTAGTGCGGCTGAGACTCGGTGAGAACCAGCTTTCAGGACAAATTCCAAAGGAGATAGGCCAACTGCAAAACCTTGTGTTCCTTGACTTGTACATGAATCATTTCTCTGGAGGCCTTCCCATTGAGATTGCCAACATCACAGTTCTTGAGCTACTGGATGTGCACAATAACTACATTGGTGGCGAAATCCCATCTCAGTTTGGGGAGCTTGTAAATTTGGAGCAGCTTGATCTGAGCCGAAACAGCTTCAAGGGTGAGATTCCTTGGAGCTTTGGGAACTTGAGTTACTTGAACAAGCtcatcatcaacaacaatctTCTCACAGGTTCAAtaccaaagtcttttcgaaatttgCAGAAGCTGACGTTGTTGGATTTGAGCTTCAACAGCCTCTCTGGTGCAATCCCATCTGAAATCGGTCATGTGACAAGCTTGCAAATCAGTTTGGACTTGAGTTCCAATGGTTTTACAGGAGAACTTCCGGAGACCATGGCGGCTTTGACACAGTTACAGTGTCTGGATCTTTCCCATAACATGCTCTTTGGGAAAATTAAGGTTCTTGGTTCTCTAACTAGTCTCGCTTCCCTTAATATCTCCTGCAATGATTTCTCAGGTGCTATCCCAATAACCACCCCGTTCTTCAGAACTCTCTCCTCAAATTCTTACCTTCAAAATCCACATATTTGTGAGTCTAATGATGGCTCTACTTGCTCTTCAAGTCTAATGAGGAAGAATGGTTTGAAATCTTCGAAAACTATTGCTTTAATTTCTGTGATTCTCTCTTCCGTAACCATAGCAGTTGTTGCTTCATGGATTCTTGTGATGCGAAATCATAGATATATGGTAGAGAAATCTTTAGGAGCATTAGCATCCTCGTCGGGGGCAGAAGATTTCTCCTATCCGTGGACTTTCATCCCATTCCAGAAGTTCAATTTCACTATTGACAACATCTTGGATTGTTTGAAAGAAGAAAATGTGATTGGAAAAGGATGTTCTGGGGTCGTCTACAAGGCAGAAATGCAAACCGGAGAGCTAATTGCGGTGAAAAAGTTGTGGAAGACAAAGCGAGAGGAAGAACCAATAGACTCTTTCGCTGCAGAGATTCAAATTCTTGGACACATTCGCCACAGGAACATTGTGAAGCTCCTAGGGTACTGTTCAAATAGAAGCGTCAAGCTACTTCTTTACAATTTCATTCCCAATGGCAATCTACAACAACTATTGCAAGACAATAGGAACTTGGACTGGGAAACTAGGTACAAGATTGCTATTGGGTCAGCTCAGGGTCTGGCATACCTTCATCATGATTGTGTCCCAGCAATTCTTCACAGGGATGTGAAGTGCAATAACATATTACTAGATTCCAAGTGCGAAGCTTATCTTGCAGATTTTGGTCTTGCGAAATTGATGAACTCCCCAACTTACCATCATGCTATGTCCAGAGTTGCTGGCTCTTATGGTTACATTGCACCAG AGTATGGATACACAATGAACATAACAGAGAAGAGTGATGTCTACAGCTATGGTGTGGTTTTGCTAGAGATCCTAAGTGGACGTAATGCCGTTCAGCCCCAGATTGGTGATGGACTACACATTGTTGAAtgggtgaagaagaagatgggaagTTTCGAACCAGCTTTATCAGTACTAGATACAAAGCTCCAAGGCCTGCCAGATCAAATGGTTCAAGAGATGCTGCAAACACTTGGAATAGCAATGTTTTGTGTCAACTCTTCGCCGGCAGAACGACCCACCATGAAGGAAGTGGTGGCATTGCTAATGGAGGTTAAGAGCCAACCTGAAGAATGGGGAAAAACTTCTCAACCCCTAATAAAGCAGTCTTCAAATcaaagttaa